The Micromonospora sp. WMMD961 genome has a segment encoding these proteins:
- the efp gene encoding elongation factor P, with amino-acid sequence MASTNDLKNGLVLNLDGELWAVVEFQHVKPGKGGAFVRTTLKNVLSGKVVDKTFNAGTKVETATVDKRTMQYLYADGEDFVFMDLETFDQITVPGGTVGEAANYLLPEAEATVAQHEGVPLYIELPTSVVLEVTYTEPGLQGDRSTGGNKPATVETGATVQVPLFITTGEKIKVDTRDGRYLGRA; translated from the coding sequence ATGGCCTCCACCAACGACCTCAAAAACGGCCTGGTTCTCAACCTGGACGGCGAGCTCTGGGCCGTCGTCGAGTTCCAGCACGTCAAGCCCGGTAAGGGTGGTGCCTTCGTGCGCACCACGCTGAAGAACGTGCTGTCCGGGAAGGTGGTCGACAAGACCTTCAACGCGGGCACCAAGGTCGAGACCGCGACCGTTGACAAGCGCACGATGCAGTACCTGTACGCCGACGGCGAGGACTTCGTCTTCATGGATCTGGAGACCTTCGACCAGATCACCGTGCCTGGCGGCACCGTCGGCGAGGCAGCCAACTACCTGCTGCCCGAGGCGGAGGCGACCGTCGCCCAGCACGAGGGTGTGCCGCTCTACATCGAGCTGCCCACCAGCGTTGTGCTGGAGGTCACCTACACCGAGCCGGGCCTGCAGGGCGACCGTTCGACCGGTGGCAACAAGCCGGCGACCGTGGAGACCGGCGCCACCGTGCAGGTGCCGCTGTTCATCACCACCGGCGAGAAGATCAAGGTCGACACCCGCGACGGCCGTTACCTCGGCCGCGCCTGA
- the aroB gene encoding 3-dehydroquinate synthase: MDEVTRIPVGGERPYDVLVGRDLLGALPGLLPGASRAAVLHAPPLKALADAVGERLRVAGVEPLPIEVPDAESGKQIDVAAACWDRLGEAGFTRTDAVVGVGGGAVTDLAGFVAACWLRGVRWVPVATSLLGMVDAAVGGKTGINTAAGKNLVGAFHPPVGVLADLATLDSLPAVDVAAGLAEVVKCGFIADPAILDLVERDPAAATDVRGPASRELIERAIRVKADVVAGDLRESGVREVLNYGHTLAHAIEQNEGYRWRHGHAVAVGLVYAAALARLAGRLDAPTAERHRVTLSALGLPVSYPADAWPRLLATMRVDKKARGNRLRFVVLDGLARPAMLEGPDDALLAAAYQEVSHP; this comes from the coding sequence ATGGACGAGGTGACCCGGATTCCGGTCGGCGGCGAGCGGCCGTACGACGTGTTGGTGGGGCGTGACCTGCTGGGCGCGCTGCCCGGCCTGCTGCCCGGGGCAAGTCGGGCGGCGGTGCTGCACGCGCCCCCGCTCAAGGCTCTCGCCGACGCGGTTGGTGAGCGGCTGCGCGTCGCCGGCGTCGAGCCGCTGCCGATCGAGGTGCCCGACGCCGAGTCGGGCAAGCAGATCGACGTCGCCGCCGCCTGTTGGGACCGGCTCGGGGAGGCCGGTTTCACCCGTACCGACGCGGTGGTCGGGGTGGGCGGCGGTGCGGTGACCGACCTGGCCGGTTTCGTCGCGGCCTGCTGGTTGCGCGGGGTGCGTTGGGTTCCGGTGGCGACCTCGCTGCTGGGCATGGTCGACGCCGCCGTCGGCGGCAAGACGGGGATCAACACGGCCGCCGGCAAGAACCTGGTGGGCGCGTTCCATCCGCCGGTCGGCGTGCTGGCCGATCTGGCCACCCTGGACAGTCTGCCCGCTGTCGACGTGGCGGCCGGGCTCGCCGAGGTGGTCAAGTGCGGGTTCATCGCCGACCCGGCGATCCTCGACCTGGTCGAACGCGACCCGGCGGCGGCCACCGACGTACGCGGGCCGGCGTCGCGGGAGCTGATCGAACGGGCGATCCGGGTCAAGGCCGACGTGGTCGCCGGTGACCTGCGCGAGTCGGGCGTGCGGGAGGTGCTCAACTACGGCCACACCCTCGCCCACGCGATCGAGCAGAACGAGGGCTACCGGTGGCGGCACGGGCACGCTGTCGCCGTCGGCCTGGTGTACGCCGCCGCGCTGGCCCGGCTCGCCGGCCGGCTGGACGCCCCGACCGCCGAGCGGCACCGGGTGACCCTGTCCGCGCTGGGTCTGCCGGTGAGCTACCCGGCCGACGCCTGGCCGCGCCTGCTGGCCACCATGCGGGTGGACAAGAAGGCGCGGGGCAACCGGCTGCGGTTCGTGGTGCTCGACGGGCTGGCCCGCCCGGCGATGTTGGAGGGCCCGGACGACGCGCTGCTGGCGGCCGCCTACCAGGAGGTTTCCCACCCGTGA
- the nusB gene encoding transcription antitermination factor NusB: MPARRKARKRALDVLYEADLRDKPPVEVLAGYVQRIEQPRPEHLGYAVGLVEGVAENLNRIDELIASYAEGWTLERMPVVDRNLARIAVYELLYVDEIDDAVAISEAVELARQMSTDDSPRFLNGVLGRIAEYATR; this comes from the coding sequence ATGCCGGCGCGCCGCAAGGCGCGCAAGCGGGCGCTGGATGTCCTCTACGAGGCCGACCTACGGGACAAACCTCCGGTGGAGGTGCTCGCCGGCTACGTGCAGCGGATCGAGCAGCCCCGACCGGAGCACCTGGGCTACGCGGTGGGTCTGGTGGAGGGTGTCGCCGAGAACCTCAACCGGATCGACGAGCTGATCGCCAGCTACGCCGAGGGGTGGACGCTGGAGCGGATGCCGGTCGTCGACCGGAATCTGGCCCGGATCGCGGTCTACGAGTTGCTCTACGTCGACGAGATCGACGACGCGGTGGCGATCAGCGAGGCCGTGGAGTTGGCCCGGCAGATGTCCACCGACGACTCGCCGCGCTTCCTCAACGGGGTGCTGGGCCGGATCGCCGAGTACGCGACCCGCTGA
- a CDS encoding transcriptional regulator — protein MPSEYAKSLGARLRSIRQQQGLSLQGVEEKSNGRWKAVVVGSYERGDRAVTVSRLAELAEFYRVPVSELLPDGSGVRHEPTSKIVLDLERLYDEASEDLAYVARYARAIQQQRGDYNGRVLSIRADDLRALAIVYDASPSGLIERLTEHGVLVADPRAFFAS, from the coding sequence CCCTCTGAATACGCCAAGTCGCTGGGCGCCCGCCTGCGCTCCATCCGCCAACAGCAGGGTCTCTCCCTGCAGGGTGTGGAGGAGAAGTCGAACGGGCGCTGGAAGGCCGTGGTGGTCGGCTCGTACGAGCGCGGCGACCGGGCCGTGACGGTGTCCCGTCTGGCCGAGTTGGCCGAGTTCTACCGTGTCCCCGTCTCGGAGTTGCTGCCGGACGGCAGCGGCGTCCGGCACGAGCCCACCAGCAAGATCGTCCTGGACCTGGAGCGGCTCTACGACGAGGCCTCCGAGGACCTGGCCTACGTCGCGCGCTACGCCCGCGCCATCCAGCAGCAGCGTGGTGACTACAACGGCCGGGTGCTCTCCATCCGCGCCGACGACCTGCGGGCACTCGCGATCGTGTACGACGCCTCACCGTCGGGCCTGATCGAGCGGCTCACCGAGCACGGTGTGCTGGTGGCCGACCCCCGGGCGTTCTTCGCCTCCTGA
- the aroQ gene encoding type II 3-dehydroquinate dehydratase, with protein sequence MKVYVLNGPNLGRLGTREPEVYGATTYADLVALCEATGRELGLDVTVRQTDAEHELLGWLHTAADERAAVVLNPAAWSHYSYAVRDACAMLRGPLVEVHLSNIHAREEFRHHSVVSAVATGVICGLGIDGYRLALHHLTTR encoded by the coding sequence GTGAAGGTCTACGTCCTGAACGGGCCGAACCTGGGCCGCCTGGGCACCCGCGAGCCCGAGGTGTACGGCGCGACCACCTACGCCGACCTGGTCGCGCTGTGCGAGGCCACCGGTCGGGAGCTGGGGCTGGACGTGACGGTCCGGCAGACCGACGCGGAGCACGAGCTGCTCGGCTGGCTGCACACGGCGGCCGACGAGCGTGCGGCGGTGGTGCTCAACCCGGCCGCCTGGTCGCACTACTCGTACGCCGTGCGGGACGCCTGCGCCATGCTGCGGGGGCCGTTGGTGGAGGTGCACCTCTCCAACATCCACGCCCGAGAGGAGTTCCGGCACCACTCGGTGGTCTCCGCGGTGGCGACCGGTGTGATCTGCGGCCTCGGCATCGACGGTTATCGTCTCGCCCTGCACCACCTGACCACCCGCTGA